From a single Anomaloglossus baeobatrachus isolate aAnoBae1 chromosome 4, aAnoBae1.hap1, whole genome shotgun sequence genomic region:
- the LOC142303346 gene encoding uncharacterized protein LOC142303346, whose protein sequence is MDSYTNWNKEPKDCEGKMTSSLLEKEHLPKLKTSFYVMGSTFLLLCFIFVIVYMLHQGTIANDVNERTREIQHSRRPRGSDTRNLLTENITDDSVEITGNICMGYGTKCCIELHFIHDTDIILHAIAGPKTRFTQLQGEYVHNNKTGTWECSPTDVLYWNIEIRGDEPAVWSGDITNDMIAKGKFGRSKTEILLKTQVFGKILDPSLLSITEGDKDWVKTWNFQITREPVQVQVSVVFTVTNTIVPEIRVSPQTVHNKVNTVPIMLKCNTRLKLPSESLLTWTKNSSFLGSFLNSPTNVIHRGQIGNIRWMDDTFIFSIENPSSRDSGIYQCCVETKTHYRHCKDVSVNIWSAAESACTDTRFMPSTPFQINQFQSKSLLRDGEFMTMVWTFNMSHWKISTRFPQCQSHLINMEMGIEQWFGKRTAQTRSKRGVLEGILGGIGTVGSLTNAMNIQTLKSDLDNIGFIGGKGVKVQKSLNQLLEKMVMNTAAVLGSSVSHLQDATLALVESTHETQVAKACLEIQVEYSSNLKLIAQALQSGFTPLGILRNLPVEYDFALNHTDLWVNKWLGCERNICVGTSLIPVIGREGTIVPVTVLGIPVSNTQQVFYQLQYTDFAFDGVNTEQVDISSCLHFVSKVMCLPGQDKVIYHSCFHNHSSCHARIETVQTLHDLVTPVSPTKICFQVMSETEKVSVFYSACVHKENLPMGLYCIEGDVRSLSKKEGSFNITSIGKRNLTAFPIQFNLSQINDFPWDMWTSEIKKDKGLLDLLTKQLKEAEIIFRHEQGELSDIEHEWNGMSGRTWWKSFSKSVHSWSQSSFQSAVGNVLFNPIIIIFLLVLMCIIYQVFVMCRIQKIYRNIKIEMKKEDNILRGMLNRKMTF, encoded by the coding sequence atggattcctatacgaactggaataaagaacctaaagactgtgaaggaaagatgacatcaagccttctggagaaagaacatcttcccaagctcaagacaagcttctacgtgatgggatctacgttcctgctgctttgctttattttcgtcattgtttacatgttacatcaaggaacaatcgccaatgatgtgaatgagcggactagagagattcaacattctcgaagaccaagaggatcagatacacggaacttactgacagagaacatcacggatgattctgtggagataacaggaaatatctgcatgggatatggaacaaaatgttgcattgaattacatttcatacacgacacagacataatattacatgcgattgcaggacctaaaactagattcacacaattacaaggagaatatgtacacaataataaaactggtacatgggaatgttctcctacagatgtactatactggaacatagagatcagaggtgatgaacctgctgtatggtccggtgatattacaaatgacatgattgcaaagggaaagtttggaagatccaaaacagaaattttgttaaaaactcaggtttttgggaaaattctggatccttctttactctccatcacagaaggagataaagattgggtcaaaacatggaatttccagataacacgggaacctgtacaagttcaggtatctgtagtgtttaccgttactaacactatagttccggaaataagggtttcaccacagacagtacataacaaagTAAATACagtacccataatgttaaaatgtaacacaaggttgaaattgccttctgagtctttgttgacatggaccaagaattcatcatttttgggaagttttttaaacagtccaactaatgtcatacacagaggtcagattggtaatatcaggtggatggatgatactttcattttttccatagagaatccatcttccagggactctggaatttaccagtgttgcgttgaaacaaagacacattacagacattgtaaagacgttagtgtgaatatttggtcagcagcagaaagtgcatgcacagacacgaggttcatgccgtctactcctttccaaattaatcaatttcagtccaagtccttattaagggatggagaatttatgacaatggtgtggactttcaatatgtctcattggaagatctctaccaggtttcctcagtgtcaatcacatctcataaacatggagatggggatagaacagtggtttgggaaaagaacagctcagactaggagtaagagaggagtgttagaaggaattctgggaggaattgggacagtgggaagtctgactaatgccatgaatatacagacacttaagtcagatttggataatattggttttattggaggaaaaggtgtaaaggttcagaagagtctgaatcaacttcttgaaaagatggtaatgaatacagctgctgtactaggctcttccgtgtcacatctacaggatgctacattagctctcgtggaaagcacacacgaaacacaagtagctaaagcgtgcctggagatacaggtagagtactcttctaatttaaagttgattgcacaagctttacagagtggatttactccactgggaatactgcgaaatttacctgtagagtatgattttgcattgaatcatacggatttgtgggtaaataagtggttaggatgtgaacgaaacatttgtgttggcacatcactaatcccggtgattggaagagaaggaactattgttcctgttacagttttgggtatacctgtgagcaacacacaacaagtgttctatcaactgcagtacacagattttgcatttgatggagtgaacactgaacaagtagacatttcttcatgtttgcattttgtttctaaggtgatgtgtttacctggacaggataaggtgatttatcattcatgttttcataatcattcttcttgtcatgcgagaatagagactgtacagacactacatgatctggtgactccagtaagtccaactaagatatgttttcaggtcatgtctgagacagagaaggtttctgttttctattctgcttgtgtgcataaggaaaacctacctatgggtttgtattgtatagaaggagatgtgagatctctttcaaagaaggaaggaagttttaatatcacttctataggaaagagaaacttaacggcatttccgatacaattcaatttatcacagataaatgattttccttgggatatgtggacaagtgaaataaagaaagacaagggtttgttagatttattaacgaaacagttaaaggaagcagaaattatattcagacatgaacaaggtgaattaagtgatattgaacacgaatggaatggaatgtcaggtagaacttggtggaagagttttagtaaatctgtacattcctggtctcagtcatcttttcagtcagcggttggtaatgttttatttaatcccatcataatcatatttttattagttttgatgtgtattatatatcaagtttttgtgatgtgtagaattcagaagatatataggaacataaaaatagaaatgaaaaaggaagataacattcttagaggaatgttaaatcgcaagatgactttttga